Proteins found in one Oreochromis niloticus isolate F11D_XX linkage group LG22, O_niloticus_UMD_NMBU, whole genome shotgun sequence genomic segment:
- the LOC102076122 gene encoding granulins, which produces MLKITLLCLSFGVFLWGFASCSITCPDAMCCVDLLHCCPSGYRCNLVTMKCQKLDQPWLTIPMVKKEAAEKPNTPELSGSPLQELKESQVPDQIKKTMVYCDSYTYCPDGTTCCRHPQGGWFCCPYSPGKCCLDGYHCCPIGFDCDRTYTHCVREKLTYPFLRKPAVPSAPASLIPTSEEDDN; this is translated from the exons ATGTTGAAGATCACTCTTCTGTGTTTGTCATTCggtgtgtttttgtggggaTTTGCTTCATGCTCTATCACATGTCCTGAT GCCATGTGCTGTGTCGATCTGCTCCACTGCTGCCCTTCAGGATATCGCTGTAACCTGGTTACCATGAAATGTCAGAAATTAGACCAGCCGTGGCTGACCATACCCATGGTGAAGAAGGAGGCTGCGGAGAAACCAAACACCCCTGAACTGTCTGGATCTCCACTCCAGGAGCTTAAAGAGAGCCAGGTCCCAgatcaaataaagaaaacaatggTCTACTGTGACAGTTACACCTACTGTCCTGATGGCACTACTTGCTGCAGACACCCACAAGGAGGCTGGTTCTGTTGTCCCTACTCTCCT GGCAAATGTTGTCTGGATGGCTACCACTGCTGTCCAATTGGATTTGACTGTGACCGCACCTACACGCACTGTGTGAGGGAAAAACTCACATATCCTTTCCTCCGCAAGCCAGCAGTGCCTTCAGCACCTGCCTCCCTCATCCCAACTTCAGAGGAAGACGACAATTAG